From Vigna unguiculata cultivar IT97K-499-35 chromosome 5, ASM411807v1, whole genome shotgun sequence, the proteins below share one genomic window:
- the LOC114185834 gene encoding uncharacterized protein LOC114185834 yields the protein MSPIGLCLLSLVSLTLVSIVIAQERAPHGLVYENPEAFSPSAYNFFHPNEKKPETKNPCAASKCSPMPLAAQVEATEIHESRAKTLERGSRKLGAGGLAGIVFGVAFVVVLAMGVYHVRVTRRTNMSRANHNGAVQTHV from the coding sequence atgagtCCCATTGGTTTGTGTCTCCTCTCCCTCGTTTCTCTAACCCTTGTCTCCATTGTCATAGCCCAAGAAAGAGCCCCTCATGGGCTTGTCTACGAGAATCCCGAAGCCTTTTCACCATCTGCATATAACTTCTTTCATCCCAATGAAAAGAAGCCCGAGACCAAAAACCCTTGTGCAGCATCAAAATGTTCACCAATGCCTTTAGCGGCACAGGTGGAAGCCACTGAAATTCATGAAAGCAGAGCGAAAACACTAGAAAGAGGTAGCAGAAAATTAGGAGCTGGTGGCCTAGCTGGCATTGTCTTCGGTGTTGCTTTTGTCGTGGTTTTGGCTATGGGGGTCTACCATGTCAGGGTTACTCGCCGAACCAACATGAGTAGAGCCAACCACAATGGTGCTGTTCAAACACATGTTTGA
- the LOC114184287 gene encoding probable serine/threonine-protein kinase PBL28 isoform X1, with protein MFTMRLLWGLRLPLLMILIHLLFPNRATYKFYAEALITFKEGLVGGPPQLRCSIVKYACQKQWPCLHCYKLKDSGGVTTKIDGNNDIPTLTPLPETQDRKPGGRRSSVIIGGVIAAIVVVVVLVTVYICLMRVKKSLRQTSEAASSMPSPTVEMGRVNTQHVIAFSPQNTRELTLLELEQATQNFSHNNIIGEGGFGVVYKGLLQDGSIVAIKRCLFALTKDFVLNVKQIAHVHHIHLVKLIGYYEDSHQQLLVYEYLPNGNVGSHLYDSEGLPVGRLNLWRRLSIALGASKGMEHLHSLVPPLVHTNFRTSNVLLDETYTAKVSDYGFCKLQTQVDHAGSSSNVDCFLDPELSFPQNYSEKSDVYSFGVFLLELICGCEARNKNMLHPDENIAFQAKNRVDLDKFVDMTLGYREKHGARRILMLALQCVDATSRRPSMAQIVLQLEQIQREIAPMYSQFNDEIGAVTLGSELFQ; from the exons ATGTTTACAATGCGATTGTTATGGGGGCTAAGGCTGCCTCTGCTAATGATACTGATTCATCTTTTATTTCCCAACAGAGCAACCTACAAATTCTACG CTGAGGCTTTGATCACTTTCAAGGAGGGTTTGGTTGGAGGTCCACCACAATTAAGATGCAGCATTGTGAAATATGCATGTCAAAAGCAATGGCCTTGTCTTCACTGCTATAAACTAAAAGATTCAG GTGGAGTAACAACAAAGATAGATGGGAATAATGACATTCCAACACTTACACCTCTTCCAGAAACTCAAGATAGAAAACCAGGTGGAAGAAGGAGTTCTGTCATAATTGGTGGCGTTATTGCTGCCATTGTTGTCGTTGTAGTTCTGGTGACTGTCTATATCTGCTTGATGCGTGTTAAAAAATCTCTGAGGCAAACATCTGAGGCTGCTTCTTCTATGCCATCTCCCACTG TTGAGATGGGAAGAGTCAACACACAGCATGTCATTGCTTTCTCTCCACAAAACACAAGGGAGTTAACACTTTTGGAACTGGAACAAGCTACACAAAATTTCAGTCATAATAATATCATTGGTGAAGGTGGATTTGGTGTTGTATACAAGGGCTTGCTTCAAGATGGTTCTATTGTGGCTATAAAAAGGTGTCTATTTGCTCTGACAAAAGATTTCGTCCTAAAT GTGAAACAGATTGCTCATGTTCACCACATTCATCTTGTGAAACTCATAGGCTATTATGAAGATAGCCATCAACAATTACTTGTATATGAATATCTCCCTAACGGCAATGTAGGGAGTCACCTATATG ATAGTGAAGGTTTACCTGTTGGAAGGTTAAACTTGTGGCGAAGGTTATCTATTGCTTTAGGCGCATCCAAAG GAATGGAACATCTTCATAGTTTGGTTCCTCCTTTGGTTCACACAAACTTTAGAACTAGCAATGTTCTGTTAGATGAAACTTACACTGCCAAGGTTTCTGATTATGGATTCTGCAAACtgcaaacacaagttgatcatGCAGGCTCGTCTTCAAATGTAGATTGTTTTCTTGACCCAGA GTTGAGCTTTCCACAAAACTACTCAGAGAAGAGTGATGTATACAGTTTCGGGGTGTTCTTACTAGAGTTGATTTGTGGCTGTGAAGCACGtaacaaaaacatgttacacCCAGATGAAAATATAGCATTTCAG GCAAAAAATCGTGTTGACTTGGACAAATTTGTTGACATGACCTTGGGATACAGAGAAAAGCATGGTGCCAGACGAATTTTGATGTTGGCATTGCAGTGTGTGGATGCTACTTCTAGAAGACCATCAATGGCGCAAATTGTGCTACAGTTGGAGCAAATTCAAAGAGAAATTGCTCCCATGTATTCTCAATTCAACGATGAGATTGGTGCCGTGACTCTTGGGAGTGAGCTTTTTCAATAA
- the LOC114184287 gene encoding probable serine/threonine-protein kinase PBL28 isoform X2: protein MFTMRLLWGLRLPLLMILIHLLFPNRATYKFYAEALITFKEGLVGGPPQLRCSIVKYACQKQWPCLHCYKLKDSETQDRKPGGRRSSVIIGGVIAAIVVVVVLVTVYICLMRVKKSLRQTSEAASSMPSPTVEMGRVNTQHVIAFSPQNTRELTLLELEQATQNFSHNNIIGEGGFGVVYKGLLQDGSIVAIKRCLFALTKDFVLNVKQIAHVHHIHLVKLIGYYEDSHQQLLVYEYLPNGNVGSHLYDSEGLPVGRLNLWRRLSIALGASKGMEHLHSLVPPLVHTNFRTSNVLLDETYTAKVSDYGFCKLQTQVDHAGSSSNVDCFLDPELSFPQNYSEKSDVYSFGVFLLELICGCEARNKNMLHPDENIAFQAKNRVDLDKFVDMTLGYREKHGARRILMLALQCVDATSRRPSMAQIVLQLEQIQREIAPMYSQFNDEIGAVTLGSELFQ, encoded by the exons ATGTTTACAATGCGATTGTTATGGGGGCTAAGGCTGCCTCTGCTAATGATACTGATTCATCTTTTATTTCCCAACAGAGCAACCTACAAATTCTACG CTGAGGCTTTGATCACTTTCAAGGAGGGTTTGGTTGGAGGTCCACCACAATTAAGATGCAGCATTGTGAAATATGCATGTCAAAAGCAATGGCCTTGTCTTCACTGCTATAAACTAAAAGATTCAG AAACTCAAGATAGAAAACCAGGTGGAAGAAGGAGTTCTGTCATAATTGGTGGCGTTATTGCTGCCATTGTTGTCGTTGTAGTTCTGGTGACTGTCTATATCTGCTTGATGCGTGTTAAAAAATCTCTGAGGCAAACATCTGAGGCTGCTTCTTCTATGCCATCTCCCACTG TTGAGATGGGAAGAGTCAACACACAGCATGTCATTGCTTTCTCTCCACAAAACACAAGGGAGTTAACACTTTTGGAACTGGAACAAGCTACACAAAATTTCAGTCATAATAATATCATTGGTGAAGGTGGATTTGGTGTTGTATACAAGGGCTTGCTTCAAGATGGTTCTATTGTGGCTATAAAAAGGTGTCTATTTGCTCTGACAAAAGATTTCGTCCTAAAT GTGAAACAGATTGCTCATGTTCACCACATTCATCTTGTGAAACTCATAGGCTATTATGAAGATAGCCATCAACAATTACTTGTATATGAATATCTCCCTAACGGCAATGTAGGGAGTCACCTATATG ATAGTGAAGGTTTACCTGTTGGAAGGTTAAACTTGTGGCGAAGGTTATCTATTGCTTTAGGCGCATCCAAAG GAATGGAACATCTTCATAGTTTGGTTCCTCCTTTGGTTCACACAAACTTTAGAACTAGCAATGTTCTGTTAGATGAAACTTACACTGCCAAGGTTTCTGATTATGGATTCTGCAAACtgcaaacacaagttgatcatGCAGGCTCGTCTTCAAATGTAGATTGTTTTCTTGACCCAGA GTTGAGCTTTCCACAAAACTACTCAGAGAAGAGTGATGTATACAGTTTCGGGGTGTTCTTACTAGAGTTGATTTGTGGCTGTGAAGCACGtaacaaaaacatgttacacCCAGATGAAAATATAGCATTTCAG GCAAAAAATCGTGTTGACTTGGACAAATTTGTTGACATGACCTTGGGATACAGAGAAAAGCATGGTGCCAGACGAATTTTGATGTTGGCATTGCAGTGTGTGGATGCTACTTCTAGAAGACCATCAATGGCGCAAATTGTGCTACAGTTGGAGCAAATTCAAAGAGAAATTGCTCCCATGTATTCTCAATTCAACGATGAGATTGGTGCCGTGACTCTTGGGAGTGAGCTTTTTCAATAA
- the LOC114185612 gene encoding protein disulfide isomerase-like 1-4 produces the protein MRILLLLSLATLLLFSSFSSTLCAAPPAADDDNEDLSFLEEETSAPDHHDHHFDDANYGDFDDFEDDSEAYKQPQVDEKDVVVLKDKNFSDVIKNNRFVLVEFYAPWCGHCQALAPEYAAAASELKGDDVILAKVDATEENELGQQYDVQGFPTIYFFADGIHKPYNGQRTKDAIVTWIKKKIGPGIYNLTTLEDAQRVLTNETKVVLGFLNSLVGPESEELAAASRLEDDVNFYQTVNSDVAKLFHIDPDVKRPALILVKKEEEKLSHFDGKFEKSAIADFVFSNKLPLVTLFTRESAPAVFENSIKKQVLLFATSNDSEKFVPIFQEAAKYFKGKLIFVFVELDNEDVGKPVSEYFGISGDGPKVLAYTGNDDGRKFVLDGEVTADRIKAFGEDFLDDKLKPFYKSDPIPESNDGDVKIVVGNNFDEIVLDESKDVLLEIYAPWCGHCQALEPIYDKLAKHLRSIDSLVIAKMDGTTNEHPRAKPDGFPTLLFFPAGNKSFEPITVDTDRTVVAFYKFLKKHASIPFKLQKPTSTTQSESSGAKESSDAKESQSSNSDVKDEL, from the exons ATGCGAATCCTTCTCCTTCTCTCCCTCGCTACGCTCCTCctcttctcctccttctcctccacTCTCTGCGCCGCCCCGCCCGCGGCCGACGACGACAATGAAGACCTCAGCTTCCTCGAAGAGGAGACCTCCGCACCggaccaccacgaccaccacttCGATGACGCCAATTACGGCGACTTCGACGACTTCGAGGACGACTCCGAGGCCTACAAGCAGCCTCAGGTTGACGAGAAAGATGTCGTCGTTTTGAAGGACAAGAATTTCAGCGACGTCATAAAAAACAACCGCTTCGTCTTGGTCGAATTCTACGCGCCGTGGTGTGGCCACTGTCAGGCACTCGCGCCGGAGTACGCCGCCGCCGCCTCCGAGCTCAAGGGCGACGATGTCATTTTGGCGAAGGTCGATGCCACGGAGGAGAATGAATTGGGGCAGCAATACGATGTGCAGGGTTTCCCCACTATCTACTTCTTCGCTGATGGCATTCACAAGCCTTATAATGGCCAAAGGACCAA GGATGCTATAGTGACGTGGATTAAGAAGAAGATTGGACCTGGTATATACAACTTGACTACATTGGAGGATGCTCAACGTGTTTTGACCAACGAAACTAAAGTTGTTTTGGGCTTCCTCAACTCTTTAGTT GGTCCTGAGAGTGAGGAGCTTGCCGCCGCTTCAAGACTTGAGGATGATGTCAATTTTTACCAGACTGTGAATTCTGACGTGGCAAAGCTTTTCCATATTGATCCCGATGTGAAGCGCCCAGCTTTGATCCTCGTCAAGAAGGAGGAAGAAAAACTTAGCCACTTTG ATGGCAAATTTGAGAAGTCTGCAATAGCGGACTTTGTCTTTTCCAACAAGCTTcctttggtaacactttttacaAGAGAAAGTGCCCCAGCAGTTTTCGAAAATTCAATCAAGAAACAG GTGTTGCTGTTTGCGACTTCAAATGATTCAGAGAAGTTCGTCCCAATATTTCAAGAGGCAGCAAAATATTTCAAGGGAAAG TTGATCTTTGTATTTGTGGAACTGGATAATGAAGATGTTGGAAAGCCTGTTTCAGAATACTTTGGCATCAGTGGAGATGGTCCAAAA GTACTTGCATACACTGGTAATGATGATGGAAGAAAATTTGTACTTGACGGAGAGGTGACTGCTGACAGAATTAAG GCATTTGGGGAAGATTTTCTCGATGACAAACTAAAACCATTTTACAAGTCAGATCCGATCCCTGAAagt AATGATGGTGATGTGAAAATAGTAGTTGGGaataattttgatgaaattgtctTGGATGAGTCAAAGGACGTTCTCCTTGAG ATTTATGCTCCCTGGTGTGGCCATTGCCAAGCACTGGAGCCAATATATGACAAGCTTGCGAAACATCTTCGTAGTATCGATTCTCTTGTAATAGCCAAGATGGATGGAACAACAAATGAGCACCCCAGGGCTAAG CCCGACGGATTCCCCACCCTTCTTTTCTTCCCAGCAGGAAACAAGAGTTTTGAACCT ATTACTGTTGATACAGATCGTACTGTGGTAGCCTTCTACAAGTTCCTCAAAAAACATGCATCAATCCCATTCAAGCTCCAGAAACCAACCTCTACTACTCAATCCGAGAGCTCTGGCGCCAAGGAAAGCTCTGATGCCAAGGAGAGCCAGAGTAGCAATAGTGATGTGAAGGATGAATTATGA
- the LOC114185613 gene encoding classical arabinogalactan protein 5-like has translation MPNVTVFPVFLLFLFLSLHLVLSEQPSPSPSPSPSPSPSFHAPKPSPASSPIGSPLPSRSPGFSPAPSPSPGSSPAPSPGSSQGDNIHDDEDERAENLSRGGLSWSKKAGLGIGVIVAASVVILAGMVYKKRKQNIRRSRYAYAVRREFL, from the coding sequence ATGCCAAATGTCACGGTATTTCCAGTTTTTctcctcttcctctttctttcACTGCACCTTGTTCTCTCCGAACAACCGTCTCCCTCTCCATCTCCGTCACCGTCACCGTCACCGTCCTTCCACGCTCCGAAACCTTCCCCGGCCAGCTCACCTATAGGTTCACCGTTGCCTTCGCGGAGTCCCGGCTTCTCTCCGGCGCCTTCGCCGAGTCCCGGCTCCTCTCCGGCGCCTTCGCCGGGAAGTTCTCAGGGAGACAATATCCACGACGACGAGGATGAAAGAGCAGAAAATTTGTCAAGAGGAGGATTGAGTTGGAGCAAGAAGGCAGGACTAGGGATCGGAGTAATTGTAGCGGCGAGCGTGGTAATATTGGCGGGAATGGTGTACAAGAAGCGGAAGCAGAATATACGGCGCTCTCGGTATGCATACGCTGTAAGGAGAGAATTTCTCTGA